The Gilliamella apicola genome window below encodes:
- the tssA gene encoding type VI secretion system protein TssA gives MFSQLLSRFTGTDDQSKLIQKLNQTWSDWLQPITPDKPTGEDLTYHDTFQDIKEQIAKISGIDYSFVIVESESLLKRSSKDIRVATYYCLARLYQDGVEGFADGLEILAGLLDKFGPLIYPSRPNIRKNAIEWLTNARFIDQLTQLQPINDEYLSRIIAALSQIDSNCQKLFTTETSNQSTTPPDLSALVHFFGNIAKQPIKTQNEEQPSQTTVNTISSPEVQQSNVEIKISSQRDLLDQARKMAAFLRENPEGYLAAGRFLRVIRWDMILDLPPVDAKGKTRLPAPRAELKQNINRLILQKQWSTLFERVENAFMESANHFWLDLQRASVLALKKMGEPYQSWADIYLTDIGLMLERLNGIENLHFDNGMPFADDETLSWIASDARIHHLGEGDSLEPIAVSGENDWAEIEKQALELANTESLEYAFQWIQSLPSLHSPKQQYLLQYTQARVAEQLGRQDIALTLLIGLNNQQQSMTLLQWEPELLFDIKRSLLKLIKQKNSQKDNNKNFGEKIEELQHELMQLNPARALSVI, from the coding sequence ATGTTTAGTCAATTATTAAGCCGTTTTACAGGTACTGATGATCAGAGCAAATTGATACAAAAGTTAAATCAAACTTGGAGTGATTGGTTACAGCCAATCACTCCAGATAAACCAACCGGTGAAGATTTGACTTATCATGATACATTTCAAGATATTAAAGAACAAATTGCAAAAATATCTGGCATAGATTATTCATTTGTTATTGTTGAGAGTGAAAGCTTATTAAAACGAAGTAGTAAAGATATTCGTGTGGCTACATATTATTGTTTAGCACGATTATATCAAGACGGTGTAGAAGGTTTTGCTGATGGTCTTGAAATACTGGCTGGCTTACTTGATAAATTTGGGCCATTGATTTATCCGTCAAGACCTAATATACGCAAAAATGCCATTGAATGGCTTACTAATGCGCGTTTTATAGATCAGTTGACACAATTACAACCTATAAATGATGAGTATTTAAGTCGAATTATCGCTGCGTTAAGCCAGATAGATAGTAATTGTCAGAAATTATTTACTACTGAAACGTCTAATCAGTCAACAACACCTCCTGATTTATCGGCGTTGGTTCATTTTTTTGGAAATATAGCAAAACAACCAATTAAAACCCAAAATGAAGAACAGCCGTCTCAAACGACGGTCAATACTATATCCTCCCCAGAAGTACAACAAAGTAATGTTGAAATAAAAATTAGTTCTCAACGTGATTTACTTGATCAAGCTAGAAAGATGGCCGCATTTTTACGAGAAAATCCTGAAGGATATCTTGCTGCAGGGCGTTTTTTACGAGTAATCCGTTGGGATATGATTTTAGATTTGCCACCTGTTGATGCTAAGGGTAAAACAAGATTACCAGCACCAAGAGCGGAACTTAAACAAAATATTAATCGATTAATACTTCAAAAGCAATGGTCAACACTTTTCGAACGTGTTGAAAATGCTTTTATGGAAAGTGCAAATCATTTTTGGTTAGATTTACAACGAGCTTCCGTTTTAGCCTTAAAAAAAATGGGTGAACCTTACCAGTCATGGGCTGATATTTATTTAACAGATATTGGCTTAATGTTAGAGCGCTTAAATGGAATTGAAAATCTCCATTTTGACAATGGTATGCCTTTTGCTGACGATGAAACACTAAGCTGGATTGCCAGTGATGCTCGTATACATCATTTAGGTGAAGGTGATAGTCTTGAACCTATTGCTGTATCAGGTGAAAACGATTGGGCTGAGATTGAAAAACAAGCTTTAGAATTAGCTAATACTGAAAGCCTAGAATATGCATTTCAATGGATACAAAGTTTGCCATCGTTGCATTCACCAAAACAGCAATATTTATTGCAATATACGCAAGCAAGAGTTGCAGAACAATTAGGAAGGCAAGATATTGCATTAACATTACTTATTGGATTAAATAATCAACAGCAATCAATGACCCTATTGCAATGGGAACCTGAACTATTATTTGATATTAAAAGATCTTTACTCAAATTAATTAAACAAAAAAATTCACAGAAAGATAATAATAAAAATTTTGGTGAAAAAATAGAGGAATTGCAGCATGAACTCATGCAACTCAATCCAGCTAGGGCACTAAGTGTAATCTAA